TTCTGCCGGAGCGGGGCGCGAAAAAAACGCCGCCGCGTTTTCGACGACGCGCAGCCTTGGCTCCAGGGCGGCTGCCATGGATGGCGGCCGGCAAAAAACGAACGGCCCGGGTCGCGGGCCGTTCGCGCGCAAGGGTGGCCGCTTATTGCAGGTAGGCGCGGCCGTTGACGACGCGCACGTACGAGCCGACGCGGATGCCGCCCAGGTCGTCCTGCATGGCCACCGTTTCGCGCCCGTCCTGCATGCGCACATAGATGTTGTAGCCGGTGCCCGCGCGGTTCTGCACCGCGTTGCCGATGGCGGCGCCAGCGGCGGCGCCGGCCACGGTGGCGGTGTTCTGGCGGCCCTTGCTGTCGGTGCGGTCCTTGGCGATCTCGCGCCCGGCGACGGCGCCGAGCAGGCCGCCGATGACCGCCCCGGTCGCGTTCGGCGCGCGGCTGCCGGGGCCGGCCTCGATGCGGGTCACGCTGCCGCAATCGTGGCAGGCGCTGCCGGCGGATGCGGAGCCGCCGTAGTAGCCGGAACCGGAGGGCGCGGTGCTGGCGCAACCGCTGCTTGCCAATGCGGCGCCGAGTAGGGCGATGCCGAGCAGATGCGGCCTGTTGGCGCGGATGTTCATGCGGGATCTCCTGCCGTTGGGGGGTGTCGCGGTTCTCGCCGGCGACGTCCCGACCATAGGCGCGCAAGAATGAATCCCGGCACGACGCCAGCCGCCCGCGCCTGCGCGGCTTACGACGGGTTCATCGATGTGGAGTGCGCATGAACCGCATCCGCACGCAAAAAAAGAACGGCCCGCAATGCGGGCCGTCCGGGTGCCGCGATGCCGCTTCCGTCAGTTCTGCGACGGGTTGTTCTCGGCGAAGTACTCGTGGTTGTCGGCATTGTCCAGCGCATTGGCGGGATTGCTGATCGCCAGGCTCTTGGCGCCGGCCTGGCCGTACACGTGGTCGTCGGTGCCGGCCACCACGTTGAAGTGGCTCATCTCGTGGATCAGGGTGCCGGCCTTGGAGTCGGTGCCGGTGTTCGGCGCGGTCCAGAACGCCCTGCAGACGAAGATCTCGTAAGGCTGGGTCGGATAGACGTAGGCGTAGTAGCTCTGGCTGCAGCCGCAGTTGATCTTGACCTGGCCGCCGGCCTGGTCGATGGCGCTGTCGATCGAGACGAAGTGCTGCTTGGCGGTCGCGTAGCGGCTGGAGGTATAGGCGCCGAACCAGGTGGTGTAGCGCGCGCCGGCGGTGCCGGCATTGAGATAGCCCTTGCCGTTCTCGGAATAGCCGCGCGCCGAGTTCACCGCCGTGCCGGCCTGGCTGATCTGGGTGCTGGTGCAGCCGACGTAGGTGACGCCGTTGACCACGGACGTGCCGCCGCCGCCCGGCTTGCCCTTGCCCCTGGCCGGGTCGGGCAGCTTGCCGGCGGCATACATGCGCAGCGGCGCGCTCTGCAGGGTCAGCGGCAGGCCGCGCTGGTTCTTGAGCATGCTGCCGTCGGACAGCGAGGCATGCTGCATCGACGAGGCGAGGGTGATGGTGTAGGTGCCGCTCTTGCGCATGTCGTAGGCATCGGCCAGCGGCACCACGCTGCGGATGCTCTGGCCCGGGCGCAGGATCGCGAAGTCGGAGGCCAGCGGCAGGCCGCGCTTGATCATCGGGCCTTCGTAGGCCACCGGCTCGCCGTCGCGGCTGACCTGGAACAGCTTGGCCTGCAGTTCGCCCAGCGGCAGCTGGTACTTCGGCACCCGCGCGATCTTGTTGCCGGTATTGGTCAGGATCATTTCCACGTCGCCGTTGGCGGTGGCGTACATGCTGACGCGCAGCGGATTCTTGCCGGTGATCGGCGCAGCTGCGGTCGCGGCGGCAACGGCACCGGCAAGGATGGTGGTGCCGGCAATGGCACGGACGAGCGTGGCTTTCATTCAATTCCCCGATTGATGGACAGGACGGCGTGTCCGCGCGAGCGGTTGGCCGACAATAACTGTGAATTAGTTCACAGGCATTTTGCGGCGCAGCATGCGTCGGGTGCCAAAGAAAAAAGCCGCCATTGGCGGCCTTTTTCCTGAATTCCGTAACCGTTTCCGGGTTGCATGCCTCAGCCGCGGAAATCCTGATGGCAGCCCTTGCAGGTTTCGCCGATGTCCTTCATCGCCGCGCCCACGCCCTCGCAGGTCAGCGGGGGATTGGCGACGGCCTTGTCCATCGCCGCCCGCATCGCCGAACTGGCCGCGGCGAAGCGCTGGTCGTCGCGCAGGGCGGGGAAGGCCGCATCGAGGTCGTTGGCGGTCATCCGCAGCGCCTGCAGGTGCGGCAGGATGTCGGTGGCGTTGCAGCGGTTCTGCTCCATATCGCCCTTGAGCTGGCCCATGTGCCATTGCTGCACGTGCATCAGCGCCTCCGGGAAGTGATCCTTGCGCTCGTTGAGCGCGCGCAGCGCCATCACCGTGGCGACCGCGCCCAGCACCAGCCCGAGCAGCAGCAGGAACAGGTAGCGGCCGAAGTTCGAGGGACGGCGGTTCGGATCGATGCTGGACATGGCGGTTCCGGGCGATGGTTGGCTGCGGGCGACG
Above is a genomic segment from Thermomonas aquatica containing:
- a CDS encoding M35 family metallo-endopeptidase, coding for MKATLVRAIAGTTILAGAVAAATAAAPITGKNPLRVSMYATANGDVEMILTNTGNKIARVPKYQLPLGELQAKLFQVSRDGEPVAYEGPMIKRGLPLASDFAILRPGQSIRSVVPLADAYDMRKSGTYTITLASSMQHASLSDGSMLKNQRGLPLTLQSAPLRMYAAGKLPDPARGKGKPGGGGTSVVNGVTYVGCTSTQISQAGTAVNSARGYSENGKGYLNAGTAGARYTTWFGAYTSSRYATAKQHFVSIDSAIDQAGGQVKINCGCSQSYYAYVYPTQPYEIFVCRAFWTAPNTGTDSKAGTLIHEMSHFNVVAGTDDHVYGQAGAKSLAISNPANALDNADNHEYFAENNPSQN
- a CDS encoding cytochrome c; translated protein: MSSIDPNRRPSNFGRYLFLLLLGLVLGAVATVMALRALNERKDHFPEALMHVQQWHMGQLKGDMEQNRCNATDILPHLQALRMTANDLDAAFPALRDDQRFAAASSAMRAAMDKAVANPPLTCEGVGAAMKDIGETCKGCHQDFRG
- a CDS encoding glycine zipper 2TM domain-containing protein codes for the protein MNIRANRPHLLGIALLGAALASSGCASTAPSGSGYYGGSASAGSACHDCGSVTRIEAGPGSRAPNATGAVIGGLLGAVAGREIAKDRTDSKGRQNTATVAGAAAGAAIGNAVQNRAGTGYNIYVRMQDGRETVAMQDDLGGIRVGSYVRVVNGRAYLQ